The stretch of DNA AAGATTCTGCAGACCTTTAAAAGTAGGAGCCCAAGAATACACATCAGCTACATCCAAATCCATCAAGTTCTTTGTAGAACCTGAAAAAGCAGTAGCAAACACACTGCAAACAAAAACTGTCAGCGCCTTTACTCCATAAATAGCTTGCATCAAAACCTTCCCTTTGTCTGACTTTTTAACCTTTGGCATATCAGATGACCCGACCAGATTATCCAAAATGCTGCCACATTTTTCAATTCTAGGGTTTTTAGAACTAATATGCTGCCTCCAACCATCAAGTAAAGAGCATGCCCTGATAAACTGATCTGATGAGGAGGAGCTTAGATGGTGCAATGTGCACTGAAGTAAAAGATGGCCCTGGTTCAGACGTGATAACTCAGAGCTAAATGCAATGCATATATCCAGCAACTTCACACTAATGTCCAAGTACACATCTATCCATTTCTCATCCCAATCATGCACGGGAAGCTCAAGGTCTGTCATGAGGGTCTTAATGCCATTGTGACTTTCACGAAGTGCCTGCATAGCCAAAGTCATCCAAGAAAAGCTGAGGACTTCATCCTTGCTTTTGGGAATAAGATTTTTCAGCCTCTCTTCCAAAGATGcctcaaaagcacatattacTGCCAGCAGTTGCGGAGATAACTTAGTGCCTTTAGGTGAGATATTCCGGAAAGGATTTCCAAAAGGGAAAAATGATCTGGGTGGATCCTGTGGACGACTCATTTAGACGTTTTTCTGCAACAAGAAAGATTAGAAAGTAAATTCAACATTGCTGAATGAAGACCATACAAATTCAATAATCTGTCACACAAGAAGCAGTTCGTGGCAAATGAAAATCAATGGTAGGAAAAACCTCTACatatattgaattatttgttcCCAAAGTTAAAGAATAAAGATGCCTAATTAGTACTTTCCACAGTATTAAAAGAGAATATAGGGCAATATGAAATTTACATAATACTGGCAACACAATGTCAAATAACTAGATTTATTGGTCACTTTAAACACCATTAGCTTCCCCTTTTTATCTAATTACCACATTACTAGGATAAATAAACATTTAGTTATCATTCTAAACTTGAACTGTAACACTATAGCATATGTTTCACCCATAGTTGTAAATTGCGGTGTACAACCGCAATAGCAGCCACAATATGAAGGTTTCAGAAGCCTCTGCAACTGCATAGCAACCACATCGACCGCATTTGTCCACATTTATCTGAAATATCAACTATCACAGCTTAACTGCAGCCACAATTTAAAACCTTGTTTTGACCAACAAATGCTAAACATCCAGCCTATTGATGGCAAGTTAGGCAAAACTCAAACGTAcccaatattttattaaaagaattcCAAAACCAAAAGTTTTCACTTCAGCTCCATCCTTCATAATATAGAAAACCATGATGAAATCACAAATTAATAACTACCTCACTAAACCTTACCTACAAAAGCAaattttctgtaaaaaaaaaaacccagaACAAATTAGGTATGTATAGCAACAAATTCCAAAGCTAAGACCCATAAAAAACATTTTCCTCCTTCCACCCTTCCATTTTCCTACAACACCTCTAAAAATTAAAACCCCAAacctcaaataaaaaatttcaaacaataccTACCCATCACTCCCTCATCACACCTGAACCCTCTCATCAGCCATATCCAAACAAAAACTTAACTGTACAAACACGCTTCATGGATTTACAGAAAAAGATTACAGTTTTCAAgcaaatctaaaaaaaaaattgaatttaacctCATCAAATACGTAAATCGTGGATATAGAAAACCGATCGAAGcgaaataattaataaatttacaaaattttcaCTAAAACACAGGGAAAATTGGGGAAATTatatttgtagatatttttgagaaatgaaagaaaaattggAACAGCGGTTGAGAAATGGAAGGAGATAAATAGAATGAAAGAATTGAACCTGAGTGGAAAAGATCGGATCGGAAAAGTGAACTAGGGTTTGAGAATTTGCCTTGTTTTTGGCCGTTGGAGATATTAGATTGAACGATGGatccgattttttttttttttttttgagaaagatGGATCCGAATTAGTTAATGTggtatttctatttttttctatatGTATTGTGAAAGAAATGAGAAGAATGTGATAAAGTTGCCAAAGTTGGCCTCACATTTCTGTCCAACTCCTAAACGTGTTTTCGTTTACGAAAAATTAATACTATGCTGCCTAAAATTACTATTAAAATTGAagatatttatttcattaaaaataattttgaggATAGCCACTCACTTTGGTTTACCTCATTCACGCTGTTATATGATTATGGCTAgatttcaattatatattacGGATACcttatattttgtattgaagttatatttaaaagtttaattgttataagtgcaaaaaaaaattatatattataattatttatagaaataattttaataaaaattaaatacttctaataatttaataattgtgattaatttacaataaaaaatttattatattgataatgtatgtaagttaaattttatatttaatctcTAACATATATTAgagtttataaatattaaattaatttaacaactttatttctttaaattattaccgATGACTGACAgataagataaattaataagtaTTACATTCGActaattaatagttttttttctctttgattAATAGTTATTCATTTCATAGTAACCAGGAACAAGTTTACACTATCGTTCATATGACATGCCATTGATATTTTATGTGTTCATGTagattttaaataagtttttttattatatttatcaataataaatatttattcaatattttttataattatcaatGTCAAAAAATTATCTGGTATTTTTTGTAGTATTTATCaacgataaatatttatcttgtgtttattttgtaatttttatatttagcaatgacaatgtaattttttatattaggaaaaaaatatatctaatattttacttatatttattgATGACAAAAGTTTGTCAAGTATTTTTTAATACGGTTTGgaattagaaaaagaaaaaattatttattcctttattttttatatttatcaataatataattttataaaaactataaaaagaaaaaatttgtgTCAGTCTATGCGTTCACTTGTAGTTTTTTATGTgcagtttatttttttttgtgcgTGATTCTTTTTTTTACATTCTTTTGTGTGCAGTTTCTTATATGTAGTTTTTTATGTGcctgtttttttaatttaaataatcaacaaaatatattaccaataatttctaaataaaacaaaagcaTCAAATTTGGAGGAAACAACGTTACAATTTTGATAGTGTATTATTTTCTCATATTGATAGTATAAGTATAa from Cicer arietinum cultivar CDC Frontier isolate Library 1 chromosome 3, Cicar.CDCFrontier_v2.0, whole genome shotgun sequence encodes:
- the LOC101490363 gene encoding protein BPS1, chloroplastic-like, which codes for MSRPQDPPRSFFPFGNPFRNISPKGTKLSPQLLAVICAFEASLEERLKNLIPKSKDEVLSFSWMTLAMQALRESHNGIKTLMTDLELPVHDWDEKWIDVYLDISVKLLDICIAFSSELSRLNQGHLLLQCTLHHLSSSSSDQFIRACSLLDGWRQHISSKNPRIEKCGSILDNLVGSSDMPKVKKSDKGKVLMQAIYGVKALTVFVCSVFATAFSGSTKNLMDLDVADVYSWAPTFKGLQNLVNEEIKVRFSNGKFTVLYELEAVDSSVRELYPTIRGVVDVIETESHAKIVDKLGGAAENFSQGLDLLAKEVDGFFQVVMSGRDALLSSLRSGATVNDRILGGNRDAQVVN